The Rhodamnia argentea isolate NSW1041297 chromosome 7, ASM2092103v1, whole genome shotgun sequence genome contains the following window.
AGTTCCAAGGAGTGGCCCGTTTGAAGAAGCTATTGCTTGGAGAGCTTTACTTCAAGCTTGCTGTAAGCAAGGAAACTCACAGATGGCTGAGTTTGCAGCTGAGAGACTTGTGCAGCTGGAATGTCACAGTGGAGCATACGTTCTACTTTCTAACTTATATGCTGTTGCTGGAAAGCAAGATGAAGTTCGAAGAATAAGAAAGTTGATGACAAGCAGAGGAGTTTACAAGGCACCTGGTTGCAGCTCACTTCAACTTAATGGGGATGTTTATGAATTCATAGCTGGAGAGAAAACACACCCTGAGATGAGTAGGATATATAGTACTTTGGACAAGTTGAATAAGCAGTTGGACTGCTGAAGGTTGCAGCCCTTTTCCTGTATCCATTCTACCATCTGCAGTGGAAAGAATGGTTTAACCCTCACGTGGTTTTAGTGTACCACTTTGAAGATAGCATAGCAACAAGATGATGTCCCAGAAGGAGTTGAACTACACAGTAACAGTGTTTTGACCTTGGGACAGTTTCACAAAATGAGAAATCTTGTTCCTAAACCCTTTGACATGTTCACAAGTTGAAGCATGAAATGCTCCATGGAGAATTTGCTCTTCGATAGAAGGCTAACGAAAGCTTGAGATGTGTGGGACAATAGGGAAGTTATCGACATTGGATGGACAGAGCGCTTTGGAGATTGCAGTTTTAGCAAGATTGAGATAGACTTGTTTGATGTGGCTTTGGATACAAATGACTCATGAAGAACCTATATACTTGTGGAAGGTGCTGGAGGGATTTCTTTTGTTTAGACTCCAGGATGACTCAAATACTTCTATTTGAATCGAACATATTATCATATTATGACACTCCAATTTTACAGTCTCTCTTAAATGTCTGTTGTCTCACTTACCTGGCATTTGAAAACTTCAATGCGATAATAATCTGTGACTTATGTTTGACCTCGCCCCTCTCTccagccctctctctctctctctgaaataaGTGCATTTGGTTTTGAGATGACTGATGCATGTTTTCTCTGGTAATTAGATGACTGATAATTTTGAACCAGTGGTATAGTAAAGAATTTGCAGTGTCTAGTTCTtgatctctcttttctttggtgGGATACAGGAACCAAAGAAATGCAGTTTTTGAAGCTCATCAGCTCGAGCCCTGCCTTTTCTCTCAGAAAATCATTCTATAACAAGCAGTGGTTTTTACCATTTACACAAGGGCCTTCTTTATCCTCAGGGGATGTGGAAATGAGGGAACTTGTTGAATATCTAGATTCGCTCAAGAACTATGAAAAATCAGGAGTGCCAAAAGGTGCAGGCACGGATTCGGATGACGGGTTTGATCTTGGTCGGATGAGAAGGTTGATGGGTCGTTTGGGGAATCCTGATTCAAGGTTCAAGGTTTGCTCTTTGCTCAAATTCTTTTTCATTGTTCTTCTAATTGAGCCTCTTTCTTTGTTTACAAAAATGTATTTTGACCCATGAGAAGTTCAAGAACTTAGATTTAACCCCAGCTGGTTAATGCAACATAATCTTTGTTACTTTATAATTGGTTTATTTGTGTTATTACGACTGAATTTGTTTCAGTCGTTTGCGTGTGAAAAGTACACTTATTGGACTCCTTTTTTGTCTGTCTGATCATTGGATCGATGAAGTAGTTTCAGTTTTCATTTCTGAGACATCCTTGTAGAGGTATCTGTTTATCTTGCATGCTTTATTGCTTCTCTGTATCTCTCTAATCTGTGTATGTCTTCATGTTACTCTCTCCTAACAACCGCATAGGCTGTGCACATTGCTGGGACGAAGGGGAAAGGATCTACTGCAGCATTTCTTGTGAACATCTTAAATGCAGAAGGATATGCCGTGGGTTGTTATACTAGGTGTTGTGTTATAACATCTATTGACTTTcttatatttccttttctttggttgCTTTCTCATTGTCTCCTTCCTTGTGACTGGCAATATGTTCTGGTTGCAGCCCGCATATTCTGTCAATCAGAGAACGCATGTTGGTGGGAAATCCAGCCAAGCCTGTGCCAGCAGAGAAACTAGATTACCTATTCCACCAGATAAAAGACATTCTTGATGAGTCAATAGTACTTGAAAATGGTTGCCTGAGCCATTTTGAGGTATGCTGGCCTATTTCTCAGAAACAACACCTTGTTGACTATTTTAAGAGCTTGTCTTCGTGAGTTTTTCCCGTAGCTGCTGCATACAAATACTAGTGACGAACAATGAACCACCTTAGTGGGCCATAAATATGAATGAATCAAACAGGCAAAGAGAGTTTTGCCTGTTTGGTTCTCTCTCTAActtgtcttccttttttcccctcttttatcccttttgtcctcttttatctttttgttgCACTAATTATGCATTTGAGTTCCAAGTGTGAGTTTTGCAGTTGAATTAGGTTGGGAGATCCACTGcacttccttcctttctttttttttttttataaataacaGCTCATAATATTCGCTGACAAAGATAACTCCATCAACAGCATGCATCGTTTTGTCTGAAAGCTTGTCGACTTTTGGTCTTTCTTGTCTATTAAAATCTTTTTTGAGGGATTGCACTGGTATGGGTGCAATCTGTTTGCAAATGCAGCAACATGCACCCTTTTCTTATTGAATGATCTTTTTCATACTGATGAACCAATATATTTCAGGTTCTTACTGCTGTGGCATTCACGCTCTTTTCCCAAGAGAATGTTGATCTGGCAGTTATTGAGGTTGATTTTACTAATTATTAGATCTCTTTTCCATGGCTTTACACTATTCTTTTCACCAGTTTCCCTACGAATTCTCTTGTCATCCTTATTCATGACTGAAAACTTGGAAAATGGATACAATAGTGATGTCCTTTTCTTATGTAAACAGGCCGGCCTGGGAGGTGCTCGAGATGCTACAAATGTTATTCCTAGTTCTGGGCTCCTTGCATCAGTCATAACAACAATAGGCAAGGAACATATGGATGCTCTTGGAGGTTCTTTGGAAAGTATAGCAATGGCAAAATCTGGGATCGTTAAGCATGGCCGTCCAGTTAGGTTGTCTTGCTGCTTATTTGCATGACACGTTTGTAACTACCTCCATGTTCGCTTGAATGTCCTTCAAAACTGTAACACTTTCTGCtttaattttggttgaaaatttgaaaggaacTCTTCATTAATCTAATCTTGCTGGAAAAGCAACAAGTGGACATGGACTGCTTGCTGTATTGTTCTTTTTCACCTTTGAGCAGTCACATAAAAAGAAGCCGGTTGCGCAAGTACAGCCACTATGTCCCATGGCAACTGGACTTTTCTGGATCTCCTTCAAATTAATGCATGCATCTTTTATGAAACCTTTAACCATTTAATACTGCTGAACTAGATGAAGATGTCAGATTCGTATAGAGCATAAGAGCTCTTAGAATGACATTGGTAACTAATGGTCCCGAGACCCACTTGTCTATATTGAGGTCGCTGGACTCACTTTCTGGTCGAGTGACTGCTTAAGATAGAATAAACCTTGTATAAAGTTTGTTATCTTGTGCAATGTTCTTATAATCAGCTTAGCCGTGCTCTTAATTCTGACATGTGATCACAATCTCAGTTGGTGCTGGGCGGACCATTTGTTCCACAAATTGAGCACATTCTTCGTGATAAAGCTTCAGTAATGAATTCGTCAGTGGTCTTAGCATCTGATGCTGGGAAAAGAAGTGTTATAAAAAGCATTTGCTTTCTCAATGGTAGGCCTTGTCAGCATTGTGACGTTGTCTTAGAAGTTGAGAGGGACTTGCAGCTGGTATGACCTTATTAGAAATCTCTGAATAGTCTCTGATCACTACATTTTGAGGTATTGGGAGATTTCATGGAGACATGTCGTTTGGATCATGCAGTCTACTAATTTGTTGGATGTAAGGATGTCCATGCTCGGGGGCCACCAGCTTCAGAATGCAGTAACAGCCACATGCACCGCACTCTGCCTTCGTGACATGGGTACTAGCAATTACCAATGTTTCATTGGGTTGATTTTCCATGATTGTCTTTGCCGTCGTGGTCATTATTGCTGTATGATTTTGTTGCAAGGTTCTATGCTAATGTATTGATGCATATTGTGCTCAAGTATAAGTCTTTTTTAAGGCTCATCTTCAGTGATCTCCATTTTATATCATAGTTCTTTAGAAATGCTGAACTTGTGTCTTGAGAGAGCTTGATGCTCTTTCAAAAGTCAGAATCTTGCGTCTGCCTGTGTTTTTATGAGACGGAGCCCTCCTAGACAATTGAGCCCTCTGCATCACTTTGTGACTTCTGATTATTTCAGTCGGATCCGACACAAAATGACCATTTGTTCAATGCTTTATGTTGTTTCTTCCATGATGTTAGACACTTCATTGCTTCGTAGCACTTCTGTTGATCATTAAACATGTTGGTCCTGTcagcttttttcattttttttttttttgggtcattttGGTCCTGTCAGTTTAAGAATATGTAAAAAtatcttttgtttcttctttttaattcgTGTCTTGTCTTCCTGACTGCAGGATGGACAGTCTCTGATCAATCCATAAGAGCTGGATTGGAGCATACCCAGTTGCTGGGAAGAAGCCAATTTCTTACGTTTTCAGAGGCCGAGGCACTGGGACTACCTGGAGCAGCAATACTGTTGGATGGAGGTATTGTGgtactcaattgcatttttttttttggtcggaactcaAATGAATATTCAGTACCTACTCTTTTCACATGACTCATTTCTGacaaaccaataaaaaaaaaggctgtcTTTCCTTCTATGTTGGTAGTATTATGACTTTAATTTATTCATACTGCAGATATCTCTTTATTGAGACTTGAGAGAGGCGCATGCATCTATAATTTGCCATGACTTTAGTATCCATATTTTCGAGGGGATCAATATCTGGCATTGTGCGTTTTCACATGTACTTCTGCCATAattggtgtgtgtgtgtgttttttttgtgTTGTCCTAATATGTGTTTGCTTAGTAGATCATTGACAGATTTCGTGAATCTTGTAATTGATTCTGTACTGTTCTCAGCGCACACCAAAGAATCTGCTAGAGCTTTGGTTGATACTATCAAAATGACCTTTCCTGATGCGCCATTGGCCCTCATCGTTGCAATGGCTAGGGACAAAGACCATGCAGCCTTTGCAAAAGAGTTGCTTTCCGGTAATTTCTGGTTAAAGTATGCTTGACCCACTTTTAATCTTATCACTGATCTAAGTGTAGCAAATTAGAAATTGAGATCAATAGCTGCCGGCAACAATCAACAATTCCATCAATCCTGTTAGTTATGGTCTGTATGTCTAGTGCAACCTCTCATTGTAGGTCGTGCTTCATTTCTATGCCTTCTCTTTGAGTGCATCTAGCACACCAAAAGATACGCTGTGCCATTTTTCAGGTGCGAGATTAGAAGCTGTCGTCTTGACAGAGGTTGATATTGCCGGGGGCAATGCTCGTACGACTCCCTCGACTTTGTTACGAGATTGCTGGATTCAAGAATCTGAAAGAATGGGCATTGCGGTTCTTCACGATAAAATGCCTGaatatcaag
Protein-coding sequences here:
- the LOC115744816 gene encoding dihydrofolate synthetase isoform X1; the protein is MQFLKLISSSPAFSLRKSFYNKQWFLPFTQGPSLSSGDVEMRELVEYLDSLKNYEKSGVPKGAGTDSDDGFDLGRMRRLMGRLGNPDSRFKAVHIAGTKGKGSTAAFLVNILNAEGYAVGCYTSPHILSIRERMLVGNPAKPVPAEKLDYLFHQIKDILDESIVLENGCLSHFEVLTAVAFTLFSQENVDLAVIEAGLGGARDATNVIPSSGLLASVITTIGKEHMDALGGSLESIAMAKSGIVKHGRPLVLGGPFVPQIEHILRDKASVMNSSVVLASDAGKRSVIKSICFLNGRPCQHCDVVLEVERDLQLSTNLLDVRMSMLGGHQLQNAVTATCTALCLRDMGWTVSDQSIRAGLEHTQLLGRSQFLTFSEAEALGLPGAAILLDGDISLLRLERAHTKESARALVDTIKMTFPDAPLALIVAMARDKDHAAFAKELLSGARLEAVVLTEVDIAGGNARTTPSTLLRDCWIQESERMGIAVLHDKMPEYQESFGDGSECSLIGMEDKVIVTAADGSLADSLHAANRFLKRKARKEPALLVVTGSLHMVTSALLSLRG
- the LOC115744816 gene encoding dihydrofolate synthetase isoform X2, coding for MQFLKLISSSPAFSLRKSFYNKQWFLPFTQGPSLSSGDVEMRELVEYLDSLKNYEKSGVPKGAGTDSDDGFDLGRMRRLMGRLGNPDSRFKAVHIAGTKGKGSTAAFLVNILNAEGYAVGCYTSPHILSIRERMLVGNPAKPVPAEKLDYLFHQIKDILDESIVLENGCLSHFEVLTAVAFTLFSQENVDLAVIEAGLGGARDATNVIPSSGLLASVITTIGKEHMDALGGSLESIAMAKSGIVKHGRPLVLGGPFVPQIEHILRDKASVMNSSVVLASDAGKRSVIKSICFLNGRPCQHCDVVLEVERDLQLSTNLLDVRMSMLGGHQLQNAVTATCTALCLRDMGWTVSDQSIRAGLEHTQLLGRSQFLTFSEAEALGLPGAAILLDGAHTKESARALVDTIKMTFPDAPLALIVAMARDKDHAAFAKELLSGARLEAVVLTEVDIAGGNARTTPSTLLRDCWIQESERMGIAVLHDKMPEYQESFGDGSECSLIGMEDKVIVTAADGSLADSLHAANRFLKRKARKEPALLVVTGSLHMVTSALLSLRG